TTCCAAATCTTGGCATTGCCCCATAAGTAGGCAACATTGCAAAACCACCTCCGCCGCTCATACAAACTCCTATCATATCCTCATCAATAGCCATTTTTGCATGATATCCTGCAGCTCCTAAATGACCTGCATTGTTTAATGTTGCGATACCTACGCCAGAATCTTTAGCTTTTTCTATTGCCATTGCCATTGCTTTNGGAGCAGTTTGTATTCCTAATCCCGAGTCACCATCTAGTGATAAGGTGGCGTTTGTTTCCTTTTTTATTTTGATTTGAGGATTTGGATTGATTTTTTTTTCTTGATACATCCTAACATAAGATCTCAACATATTAGATACACCGTGAGTATCAACCCCATTAAGATCAGCATATATAAGAACATCAGCAGATAATCTTGAATCAGAATCATTAACTCCCATTTTCATAAAAATTTGAGTTACTATATTGTGCATTTTTTTATGATTTATTCTGATTGCCTCATCTTCAGATACATGAAATCTCTCTAACATTCAGTCTCCTCCCTTATTATCTAAGATTACTTTAATTATTATAAATTTTAGATTTCTNTACAAAAGTTGTATCCATATGGCTTAATGATGATTTTATTTTTGAATCTAAAATTTTCAAACTTGATATAACTCTAAGCCTTCTGTACTCAGGAATGTCTTCTTCTGAGATAGATTCTAACTCAATTGAAAAATTTAGAATTTTTTCTTCAATTGAAGTGTTCTTAATTTCCTTTTTTATTTCTTTACTAATATTTTCCTTTTCTGTAGACAAATCAATTCCATCGACAACATTCTTTATAATTTTTTCATAAGATATTTTAGGGTTATTTTTTACATTTTTTATAACTTTTTCTACATAAACACTTGATATTTTACCTTCTATGAATGGTTTAGCTATCTTGTTCTGTAAAGAAAAGTCTTCTAAATCTGCAATACATCTTGCCTCTTTAAAAGTAAGCTGTCCTTTATCTAGATAAGATAATAATTTGGGATCTAGCTTTTTTATTAGTGATTCATAATGATGTATTGTTCCTGGAGTAATTCCTGTTCTCCTACTTAATTCTTGTTGTGACATTTTTCTCAATTTCCTAAATTCTATAAATTCCATAGCTATCTTAGTAGGAGCCTTAAGTCCTGAAAAATATATTTCAGATAAATTTAGAGCATCTATATCAAGAATAGTATCTTTTATAATGCAATCAATTTTTGATTTATTTTTATTTTTTGCTGTTCTAAGTATCTTTTCACCACTATATAAGATGAAGTGATTATCTTTTTTTATTACCACAGGCCTCTTTTGTGATGAATTTCGTTTGTTTACTAAATTTCTTAGAGGCCTAAACTTGTGAATAGGATGTGTAGGATGTATAACTATATCATTTAAAGAAACTTTCATATTGTCCTTCTTTTATTATATTTATGATTAAATTTTCGTAGTTCTAAATTTTATTTTCAAAAATTGTCCTTGCTGGGAAATAATAATTCTTTTAACCCTTTTAGTTTAGAATTTTTTAAATATAATAGAGATAAATAAGATGAAATGAACTTGTTTTATGCAAAAAACAAAAAATAAAATACCCCCATATGTTTCTTTTAAAACATTCCAAACTTTTTTAGAATTTTTATCTGAAGGAATGCCAAATAGAATAGACAGAAGTGTTTGGTTAAACAAATTTTCTGGGTCTAATGGGACTCAAATAATGACAGCAATAAAATTTTTTGAACTTATTGATATTAATGGGATTCCAAGTGAGGATTTTAAGAATCTTGTTTCTAGAGATATAAATCTTCAAAAAAAGGTTCTAAGAAAGCTTCTTTATAAGTATTATTCTCCTATTTTTGATTTAGATTTATCAAACGCAACTAAATCTCAATTAAGAGAAGCTTTTAGAGGATTTGGAACTAAAGAAGGTGTAATTGTAAAATGTGAATCATTTTTTATACAAGCAGCAAAATACTCAGAGATTAAAGTATCCTCTCATATTCTTGCTCGAAGGCATAACTCAAACTCTTCTGATAAACCTAAGGCTGCGAAATCTACAAATGATTTTAATATTCAAAATAATAAAAGTGATACAAATATAAATCTAGCAAGATTAATTTTAGATAAATATCCTGATTTTGATCCAAATTGGTCTGATGAGTTAAAAAAATCTTGGATTGATTCTCTTACTAAGCTCTATGAAAGCTTAAAATAAAAAGAGTTGATTTCTCAACTCTTTTTATTTATTTCTAGTAATACTTAGGTTACATACCCATATCCATTCCGCCCATTCCTCCGCCTGGCATTCCACCTGGCATTGGAGCTTCTGGTTCTGGAACATCAGTTATCAATGCTTCAGTAGTCAAAATCATTCCAGCAACAGATGCAGCATTTTCTACTGCAGCTCTTGTTACTTTTGCAGGGTCAACGATACCCATAGATATCATATCTCCATATTTACCAGACTGGGCATCAAAACCGTAATTTGCTTTTTTGCTTGTTGAAACTTTTTCAAGAATAACAGCACCTTCAAATCCTGAGTTTTCGGAGATTACTCTTATAGGTTCTAATAGAGCTTTCTTGAGTATTTCTACTCCTGTATTCTCATCAGGATCCTCTAAAGTTAATGATTGAAGTGCATCTGAAGATTTGATTAGAACTGTTCCTCCCCCTGGCACTATACCAGACTCCACGGCTGCTCTAGTCGCGGAAAGAGCATCTTCAACTCTTTGTTTTTTTTCTTTCATTTCAATCTCAGTTGCTGCACCTACTCTTAGTATTGCAACTCCACCTGATAACTTTGCAAGCCTCTCTTGAAGCTTTTCTCTGTCATAATCAGAAGTAGTTTCTTCTATTTGACTCTGAATTTCTTTCATTCTTCCTTCAATTTCAGGTTTTGAGCCTTCTCCATCAACAAAAGTTGTATCATCTTTCTTTACAACAACTCTTGCACATTTTCCGAGATCATCTAGGGTTGCAGAATCAAGTTTTCTTCCAACTTCTTCAGAAACAACATTACCCCCTGTAAGTATCGCAATATCAGCAAGCATTGCCTTTCTTCTGTCTCCAAATCCAGGAGCTTTAACTGCAGCTACATTTATAGTTCCCCTTAGCTTATTCACAACTAGTGTTGCAAGAGCTTCCCCTTCAACATCTTCTGCTATAACAAGTAGAGGTTTTTTAGCTTGTAATACTTTTTCTAGAACAGGAACTAAATCAGATACAGCTGATATTTTACCATCAGTAATTAAAATATATGGATTTTCAAGAACAGCTTCCTGTGTATCTGGTGAAGTCACAAAATAGGGCGACAAGAAACCTCTATCAATTTGCATACCTTCAACATAATCAGTTTCATAATCAAGTGTTTTAGATTCATCAACAGTTATAACTCCATCTTTTCCAACCTTATCCATAACGCTTGCAATAAGATTACCCATTTCATCATCATGTGAAGATAACTTAGCTACATTTGAAATTTGATCTGTTTCAGACACGGGAATAGACTGACTAGCTATAGACTCTCTAACTGATACTAAAGCCTTATCTATGCCTCTTTTGATTGCCATTGGATCAGCACCTGCTGCAACTACCTTAAATCCTTCTGCAATTATTGCTTGAGCCAAAACAGTACTAGTAGTAGTTCCGTCACCTGCATCATCATTTGTGTTTTTTGATGCCTCTTTCAACAGTTGAGCACCCATATTCTCAAATGCATCCTCCAAGTCTATCTCTTTAGCAATTGTTACTCCATCTGAATTGACCTGAGGAGGTCCAAATTTTTTATCTACGATAATATTTCTTCCTCTAGGCCCTAATGTAACCTTTACTGTATCAGCAAGAATATCAATTCCATTTTTTAGTCTTGTTCTTGCATCTGCTCCAAATTTTAAGTCCTTTGCTGGCATTTTATTTATTCTCCATAGTTATTGTGTAATTAATTTTTTGATACATTATCCAACGATGGCTAATATATCACTTTCTCTTACGATTAAATATTCTTTTCCACCTTCTGAATATTCAGTTCCTGCATATTTGGAATAAATCACTTCATCACCGGTCTTAACAGATAAAGCAATTGTTTTTCCATCATCATTCACTCTTCCTTCTCCAGCAGCAACAACTTTACCCTTTTGAGGTTTTTCTTTTGCTGTATCAGGAATAATTATTCCTCCTGAGCTTTTAGAATCATCTTCTTCATTAGGTTCAATAATTAGCCTATCTCCTAATGGCTTAAGTTTAAGTGCCACTTATACATTCCTTCCTTTTTTATTCAGTAAATTAAGATACTCAAATAAAAATTGATTTATAATTTTACATCTTCTATTTTAAAATATTTTCACAACCTGTCAAATAGAAATCATTATATAACTATGTTTAGCAAAAATAGGATTTATCTTGAAGTTAATATTCCGCCATTAATATTTGTTGATTGTCCTGTAATAAATCTTGCTTTATCGCTAGCTAAGAATCCCATTAGATCAGCAACCTCTTCATCAGTTCCTACTCTACCCATAGGAATAGAATCAGCCCTACTTTTCCTGAAAGCTCTTTCTCTATTATTTAGTGCTCCATTACAGTACCACCATTTTGGTTAATAGATTGACCATGTATCCAAGAAGCAGCTTCAGTACATAAATACGCACAAAAATCCCCTACCTCTTCATCTGTACCATTTCTACCAATTGGTGTTGTATCAGCCATATTACTCCAGGTTTCACCCCTTCCAAGTACATCCATCCTGTGTGTATCAACTGCACCTGGACAAACTGCATTAACATTAATATTATGCGGTCCTAATTCCCTAGCCATTGATTGAGTCATTCCAACTATTGCAAAATTAGCTCCATTATAGGCTAATGTATTAGCAGACCCCTTTTTACCTGCTGTTGAAGAAATATTAACTATTTTTCCTCCATTTCCTCCAGCAATCATATGTTTTATTACAGCTTTAGTGCACAGAAATGTGCCTGTAACTTTAATGTCCATTACCTTTTGAAAAGTGTCTTCTCCTAAATCTAGAATAGGAACTCTATCTTCTGCTCTTGCATAAGCTGCATTATTAATTAATATGTCTATTCTTCCAAATTCATTCATAGTATCATCAACCATTTTTTGAACATCTTTTTGACTTGTTACATTTGAAATTAGTGGGAGTGCTTTTTGCCCTTCATCTCTTATTTGGTCAGCAACACTATGAATATCTTTCCATCCAATATTTTTTTCATCTTCAGGAAACGACTCTGGGCTTCTTCCTGTTCCAGTAATAACTACATCTGCACCTAGTTTTGCCAATGCAACTGCTGCTGCTCTTCCAATTCCTCTTAATCTACCTGCTCCAGTTACTATAGCTACTTTACCTTTAAGTTCTTTGTCCATTTTTCCCTCAATTTTCATTTTTAATATTTTCCATAATTCTAATCTATTAAGTTGTTTATTTTAACCATAGAATTTTCAATATCATCAGTAATTATGGTTATATGCCCCATTTTTCTTCCTATTTTTATCTCATCTTTTTTATAAAGCTTTATAAAATGGTTATCCATATTTTCTATTTCTCTGATAATGTCTTTATGATTCTTTTTTAAAAAAAAATCACCGAGTAAGTTTTTCATCAAAGCTTTTTTATTTGATACTGGTGTATTGATTTTTTTGTTAGAAATTATGTCTCCTAATAAGCCAAACTGTGAAATAGAATGAGATTCAATAGTTAGATGCCCCGAATTATGGGGCCTTGGAGCTATTTCATTGAATAAAATATCATCTTTATTATCAATAAACATTTCAATTGCTAAGATACCTGTTAATTTCACTTCATTTGAAAATCTTTTAGCCAAATTTATAGCTTGTTCTCTAATTTTTTCAGAAATTCTTGCTGGATATATTGAAATATCCAAAATCCCATTTTTATGTATATTTTCAATAGGATTAAAAAAAATACTATTCCCTGAAAGATCTTTACCTATGATAACTGAAAACTCTTTTTTAAAATTAACTAGTTCTTCAATAATATAATCCTGATCTTTTTCTAGAGAAGTGAGTATTTTATCAACATCATTTGAAGAATTTATTCTATATTGCCCTTTCCCATCGTAACCTAAAGTATTAGTTTTTATTATAAGAGGAAACTTGATTTTAGATTTTTCAATAATTCTGTATAGGTCTTTATCCTTATTGAAGCTTGCAAAATTAGGAGTTTTTATTCCATATTTCTTAAAATTATTTTTCTCATTTAATCTATTTTGTGAAATTGATAAAATATAAGGACTTGGATGTATTTCAATATCTTTATTTATCAGTATCAAGCTTTCAATTGGAACATTTTCAAATTCATAAGTGATAATATCGCAGTTTTTGGATAAATATTTCAAAGCGTCGATATCATCAAATTTTTTTTTAATATGAATTGCAGCAGTGTTTTTTGCTGGTGGATTTTCTGAAGGATCAATGAAAATAACTTTTTTACCAATGCTAAACAAATATTCCGATAACATCTGACATAATTGTCCACCACCTATTATACCTATAATATTATTTTCCAATTTCTACTCTAACCAAGTTCCAATATTACTATCAGTAGAAACACTTTCTGTAACTTCAGATATTCTTTTAGATAATCTTCCGGCTAAATCTTCATCACTNAAGGATAGAATTTTTGCAGCAAGTAAAGCTGAATTTTCTGCTCCTGATTGACCAATAGCAACTGTAGCTACTGGTACACCCTTTGGCATCTGAACAATAGATAATAAGGAATCTAAACCATTTAAGTTTGAAGATTTTATAGGAACTCCGATAACAGGAAGTTCTGAAAGTGAAGCGACCATACCTGGAAGGTGTGCTGCTCCTCCAGCTCCAGCTATTATTATCTTAATTCCTTTTTCTTTTGCTTTTCTAGCAAAATTAAACATCGCTTCTGGAGTTCTATGTGCAGAGATAATTTTTGTTTCATGAGGTATATTAAGTTCTCTTAGTACCTCTGAAGATAATCTCATGGTATCCAAATCGCT
The genomic region above belongs to Dehalococcoidia bacterium and contains:
- a CDS encoding DUF5343 domain-containing protein, with amino-acid sequence MQKTKNKIPPYVSFKTFQTFLEFLSEGMPNRIDRSVWLNKFSGSNGTQIMTAIKFFELIDINGIPSEDFKNLVSRDINLQKKVLRKLLYKYYSPIFDLDLSNATKSQLREAFRGFGTKEGVIVKCESFFIQAAKYSEIKVSSHILARRHNSNSSDKPKAAKSTNDFNIQNNKSDTNINLARLILDKYPDFDPNWSDELKKSWIDSLTKLYESLK
- the groL gene encoding chaperonin GroEL (60 kDa chaperone family; promotes refolding of misfolded polypeptides especially under stressful conditions; forms two stacked rings of heptamers to form a barrel-shaped 14mer; ends can be capped by GroES; misfolded proteins enter the barrel where they are refolded when GroES binds), encoding MPAKDLKFGADARTRLKNGIDILADTVKVTLGPRGRNIIVDKKFGPPQVNSDGVTIAKEIDLEDAFENMGAQLLKEASKNTNDDAGDGTTTSTVLAQAIIAEGFKVVAAGADPMAIKRGIDKALVSVRESIASQSIPVSETDQISNVAKLSSHDDEMGNLIASVMDKVGKDGVITVDESKTLDYETDYVEGMQIDRGFLSPYFVTSPDTQEAVLENPYILITDGKISAVSDLVPVLEKVLQAKKPLLVIAEDVEGEALATLVVNKLRGTINVAAVKAPGFGDRRKAMLADIAILTGGNVVSEEVGRKLDSATLDDLGKCARVVVKKDDTTFVDGEGSKPEIEGRMKEIQSQIEETTSDYDREKLQERLAKLSGGVAILRVGAATEIEMKEKKQRVEDALSATRAAVESGIVPGGGTVLIKSSDALQSLTLEDPDENTGVEILKKALLEPIRVISENSGFEGAVILEKVSTSKKANYGFDAQSGKYGDMISMGIVDPAKVTRAAVENAASVAGMILTTEALITDVPEPEAPMPGGMPGGGMGGMDMGM
- the groES gene encoding co-chaperone GroES, with amino-acid sequence MALKLKPLGDRLIIEPNEEDDSKSSGGIIIPDTAKEKPQKGKVVAAGEGRVNDDGKTIALSVKTGDEVIYSKYAGTEYSEGGKEYLIVRESDILAIVG
- a CDS encoding SDR family oxidoreductase, with translation MKIEGKMDKELKGKVAIVTGAGRLRGIGRAAAVALAKLGADVVITGTGRSPESFPEDEKNIGWKDIHSVADQIRDEGQKALPLISNVTSQKDVQKMVDDTMNEFGRIDILINNAAYARAEDRVPILDLGEDTFQKVMDIKVTGTFLCTKAVIKHMIAGGNGGKIVNISSTAGKKGSANTLAYNGANFAIVGMTQSMARELGPHNINVNAVCPGAVDTHRMDVLGRGETWSNMADTTPIGRNGTDEEVGDFCAYLCTEAASWIHGQSINQNGGTVMEH
- a CDS encoding 5-(carboxyamino)imidazole ribonucleotide synthase; translation: MENNIIGIIGGGQLCQMLSEYLFSIGKKVIFIDPSENPPAKNTAAIHIKKKFDDIDALKYLSKNCDIITYEFENVPIESLILINKDIEIHPSPYILSISQNRLNEKNNFKKYGIKTPNFASFNKDKDLYRIIEKSKIKFPLIIKTNTLGYDGKGQYRINSSNDVDKILTSLEKDQDYIIEELVNFKKEFSVIIGKDLSGNSIFFNPIENIHKNGILDISIYPARISEKIREQAINLAKRFSNEVKLTGILAIEMFIDNKDDILFNEIAPRPHNSGHLTIESHSISQFGLLGDIISNKKINTPVSNKKALMKNLLGDFFLKKNHKDIIREIENMDNHFIKLYKKDEIKIGRKMGHITIITDDIENSMVKINNLID
- the purE gene encoding 5-(carboxyamino)imidazole ribonucleotide mutase — encoded protein: MGSKSDLDTMRLSSEVLRELNIPHETKIISAHRTPEAMFNFARKAKEKGIKIIIAGAGGAAHLPGMVASLSELPVIGVPIKSSNLNGLDSLLSIVQMPKGVPVATVAIGQSGAENSALLAAKILSXSDEDLAGRLSKRISEVTESVSTDSNIGTWLE